Proteins encoded in a region of the Panicum hallii strain FIL2 chromosome 3, PHallii_v3.1, whole genome shotgun sequence genome:
- the LOC112884968 gene encoding mitochondrial adenine nucleotide transporter ADNT1, producing MASEDVVGKSRGDTAVTTIVNLAEEAKLAREGVKGPGHQVLTICKSLVAGGVAGGVSRTAVAPLERLKILLQVQNPHSIKYNGTIQGLKYIWRTEGLRGLFKGNGTNCARIVPNSAVKFFSYEQASKGILWAYRQQTGDEDAQLSPLLRLGAGACAGIIAMSATYPMDMVRGRITVQTDKSPYQYRGMFHALGTVYREEGFRALYRGWLPSVIGVVPYVGLNFAVYESLKDWLLQTNPFGLANDNELHVVTRLGCGAVAGTIGQTVAYPLDVIRRRMQMVGWNHADSIVTGQGKEALQYNGMIDAFRKTVRHEGVGALYKGLVPNSVKVVPSIAIAFVTYEVVKDVLGVEMRISD from the exons atgGCATCGGAGGACGTGGTGGGGAAGAGCAGGGGCGACACGGCCGTCACCACCATCGTCAACCTGGCGGAGGAGGCCAAGCTCGCGCGCGAGGGGGTCAAGGGGCCGGGGCACCAGGTCCTCACCATCTGCAAGTcactcgtcgccggcggcgtcgcGGGGGGAGT GTCACGTACTGCTGTTGCTCCGCTCGAACGATTGAAAATCTTGCTCCAG GTTCAAAATCCACACAGTATCAAGTACAATGGTACAATTCAAGGTCTCAAGTATATATGGAGAACCGAGGGCCTCCGTGGACTTTTCAAGGGCAATGGTACCAATTGTGCAAGGATTGTTCCAAATTCTGCTGTGAAGTTTTTTAGCTACGAGCAAGCATCAAA GGGAATTTTGTGGGCTTACCGTCAACAGACCGGGGATG AGGATGCTCAGCTTAGTCCACTCTTACGCCTTGGAGCTGGAGCCTGTGCTGGTATCATAGCCATGTCTGCTACTTACCCAATGGATATGGTTCGGGGTAGGATCACCGTTCAG ACAGACAAGTCTCCCTACCAGTACCGTGGTATGTTTCATGCGCTGGGCACAGTTTACCGTGAGGAAGGCTTCCGTGCTTTATACAGAGGGTGGCTTCCATCTGTAATCGGAGTT GTTCCGTACGTTGGCCTCAACTTTGCTGTTTACGAGTCTCTCAAGGACTGGCTGCTCCAGACAAATCCTTTTGGGCTTGCAAATGATAACGAGCTGCATGTAGTTACAAGGCTTGGGTGTGGAGCTGTGGCTGGAACTATTGGCCAGACTGTTGCGTACCCTCTTGATGTCATCAGAAGAAGAATGCAGATGGTCGGCTGGAACCATGCTGACTCTATTGTTACTGGACAAGGCAAAGAAGCACTCCAGTACAATGGTATGATTGATGCATTTAGGAAAACTGTTCGTCATGAAGGTGTCGGTGCTCTGTACAAGGGTCTTGTGCCAAATTCAGTGAAG GTGGTGCCCTCAATTGCCATTGCATTTGTCACTTACGAGGTTGTGAAGGATGTGCTAGGAGTAGAGATGAGGATATCAGACTGA
- the LOC112884967 gene encoding mitogen-activated protein kinase kinase kinase 7-like — MEQLRQVGEALGGVHALMAFADDLRINPRQCRLLADACALAFAAVAAEVRAHLRFHERLAKWKPLEAPLRELHRAVRDAEGYVRHCLEPRDSWWARAAALTHGADCVEQHLHSLLWSVAVVMEAVEAVSEVTGSDPDELARRRLLFAKDYDRDMLEPRLFRQRLGGRYLATRELAARMDAAWKEDRWHLSQLLEERKSPASPEPLTRNEHRLADLLTSPRGKVHPASLLLHGDFHVRRRLAGNLKEVQWMGEAFAVKHFVGADADAVSAEVALLTLVAHPNVAYCRYCFHDEDKREFFLLMDELMTKDLASHVKEVNSAKRRIPLPPVVVVDAMLQIARGMEYLHSKKIYHGDLNPSNLLVKTRHADAHLHVKVAGFGPSTVTAASPRPSPRALANANANNATAANPCIWYAPEVLEQEAAKCSEKADVYSFAMICFELLTGKIPFEDNHLQGEHMSKNIRAGERPLFPLQAPKYLTNLTKRCWHGDPAQRPAFASICRVLRYVKRFLVLNPADPQAQPDAQPPVPSVDYLEIEANLLRRFPAWQTGNAAPRVSDVPFQMFAYRVVEKERTRAAILHIGRDKASDSSSDGNSLCGDESGSSLGAVLSDTEALSMSSRSTARSLSDRSSSRASPRKVDRNVTSRLAGPPQKSKSMGVVRQPQVIRRTQRIKSDGNLNSAVVPSSRRRVPGSGRGHASDSELA, encoded by the exons ATGGAGCAGCTCCGCCAGGTGGGCGAGGCCCTCGGCGGCGTCCACGCGCTCATGGCCTTCGCCGACGACCTCCGCATCAACCCGCGCCAGTgccgcctcctcgccgacgCCTGCGcgctcgccttcgccgccgtcgccgccgaggTGCGCGCCCACCTCCGCTTCCACGAGCGCCTGGCCAAGTGGAAGCCGCTGGAGGCCCCGCTGCGGGAGCTCCACCGCGCCGTCCGCGACGCCGAGGGCTACGTCCGCCACTGCCTCGAGCCGCGCGACAGCTGGTGGGCGCGCGCTGCCGCGCTCACGCACGGCGCCGACTGCGTCGAGCAGCACCTGCACAGCCTGCTCTGGAGCGTCGCCGTCGTGATGGAGGCCGTCGAGGCCGTCTCAGAGGTGACCGGGTCCGACCCGGACGAGCTCGCCCGGAGGCGGCTGCTGTTCGCCAAGGACTACGACAGGGACATGCTCGAGCCCAGGCTGTTCCGGCAGAGGCTCGGCGGGCGGTACCTGGCCACGCGCGAGCTCGCCGCCAGGATGGACGCGGCGTGGAAGGAGGACAGGTGGCACCTGTCACAGCTCCTCGAGGAACGGAAGAGCCCGGCTTCGCCGGAGCCGTTGACGCGGAACGAGCACCGGCTCGCCGATCTCCTGACCTCGCCGCGGGGGAAGGTGCACCCGGCGTCCCTGCTCCTGCACGGCGACTTCCACGTGCGGAGGCGCCTCGCGGGCAACCTCAAGGAGGTGCAGTGGATGGGGGAGGCCTTCGCGGTGAAGCACTTCGtcggcgccgacgccgacgccgtgAGCGCCGAGGTCGCGCTGCTAACGTTGGTGGCGCACCCGAACGTGGCGTACTGCCGGTACTGCTTCCACGACGAGGACAAGAGGGAGTTCTTCCTCCTTATGGATGAGCTCATGACCAAGGACCTGGCCTCCCACGTCAAGGAGGTGAACAGCGCCAAGCGGCGGATACCCTTGCCGCCCGTGGTCGTCGTCGACGCCATGCTGCAGATTGCGCGCGGCATGGAGTACCTGCACTCCAAGAAGATCTACCACGGCGATCTCAACCCGTCCAACTTGCTCGTCAAGACGCGGCACGCCGACGCGCACCTGCACGTCAAGGTCGCCGGGTTCGGGCCATCCACGGTGACCGCGGCCAGCCCCAGGCCGAGCCCGAGAGCGCTGGCCAATGCAAATGCCAATAACGCCACTGCCGCCAATCCCTGCATCTGGTACgcgccggaggtgctggagcaGGAGGCCGCCAAGTGCAGCGAGAAGGCGGACGTGTACAGCTTCGCCATGATCTGCTTCGAGCTCCTGACCGGCAAGATCCCATTCGAGGACAACCACCTGCAGGGCGAGCACATGAGCAAGAACATCCGCGCCGGCGAGCGGCCGCTGTTCCCGTTACAGGCGCCCAAGTACCTGACCAACCTCACCAAGCGGTGCTGGCACGGCGACCCGGCGCAGCGGCCGGCGTTCGCGTCCATCTGCCGCGTCCTCCGCTACGTGAAGCGGTTCCTGGTGCTGAACCCGGCGGACCCGCAGGCGCAGCCCGACGCGCAGCCGCCCGTGCCGTCGGTGGACTACCTGGAGATCGAGGCGAACCTGCTGAGGAGGTTCCCGGCGTGGCAAACCGGGAACGCGGCGCCGCGCGTCTCCGACGTGCCGTTCCAGATGTTCGCGTACAGGGTCGTGGAGAAGGAGAGGACCAGGGCAGCGATCCTGCACATCGGCAGGGACAAGGCCTCCGACTCCAGCAGCGACGGCAACTCGCTGTGCGGGGACGAGAGCGGCAGCAGCCTCGGCGCGGTGCTGTCGGACACGGAAGCGCTGTCCATGTCGAGCCGCAGCACGGCGCGGTCGCTGTCGGACCGGAGCAGCAGCAGGGCGTCGCCGAGGAAGGTGGATCGCAACGTCACCTCCAGGCTAGCAG GGCCGCCGCAGAAGTCCAAGTCGATGGGGGTAGTTAGGCAGCCGCAGGTCATCAGACGAACGCAGAGGATCAAGTCCGACGGCAATCTGAATTCTGCCGTGGTACCGTCCAGCCGGCGGCGCGTTCCCGGTTCCGGCAGGGGTCACGCTTCAGACTCCGAACTAGCATAA
- the LOC112884766 gene encoding uncharacterized protein LOC112884766, translating into MDRASPNLGYGGNINSLNNLCHWSTVQQAVEYQDTAIDILVDSNFSKDNTRALKRKWIDMAGVEVPENPLLTLGLGRSPSSSENSKVSSPTACIMSPSSVKETDEESSMDLGLNFNLCLGHDMVHHHKKPHPGAEHTPSASAPKLNLQLSLSTCSPESAVTNASTAALDVHHGLETVVPNSVTDTTGRKLEPSSWVFGHYMASSSYASEAAYSFSLGKIPQKVDDAVPSPDVSSAITASVKSPAACTSGATNPLKRNTNTKCCQFPGCEKGARGASGYCIAHGGGRRCQKPGCQKGAEGKTIYCKAHGGGRRCQYLGCTKSAEGRTDHCIAHGGGRRCSQEGCSRAARGKSGLCIKHGGGKRCQRENCKRSAEGFSGLCISHGGGRRCQFLDCTKGAQGSTMFCKAHGGGKRCTFPGCTKGAEGSTSFCKGHGGGKRCSYQGGGVCPKSVHGGTQYCVAHGGGKRCSVSGCTKSARGKTEYCVRHGGGKRCKFEGCAKSAQGSTDFCKAHGGGKRCSWGQEGSSFGVGGPPCDKFARSKIGLCAAHSALIEDHCVHGGGSLGPAIKQFTTDAKPDEMKIAATKGDVDMANGGNEAIMVWGDHGVPTDPGTTPFPEGRVHGSGLLALLSGRSHGSTSCPENGASTSASVRSWM; encoded by the coding sequence ATGGACAGGGCCTCCCCAAACCTTGGATATGGTGGTAATATTAACTCCCTGAACAATCTTTGTCACTGGAGCACAGTTCAACAAGCAGTTGAATACCAAGATACTGCCATTGACATACTTGTGGATTCCAACTTCTCTAAGGACAATACAAGAGCACTGAAAAGGAAGTGGATTGATATGGCTGGAGTTGAAGTTCCTGAAAATCCACTGCTCACCCTTGGTTTGGGCCGTTCACCAAGTTCCTCCGAAAATAGCAAAGTTAGCTCCCCCACAGCTTGCATAATGTCTCCATCTTCAGTGAAAGAGACTGATGAGGAGTCATCAATGGATCTTGGTCTAAATTTCAATCTTTGTCTTGGTCATGATATGGTACATCATCACAAGAAACCACATCCTGGTGCTGAGCACACGCCATCAGCAAGTGCTCCAAAATTGAATCTTCAGTTAAGTTTGTCCACCTGTTCGCCTGAATCAGCTGTGACCAATGCAAGTACTGCAGCATTAGATGTTCATCATGGCTTAGAGACAGTGGTGCCTAATTCGGTGACAGATACTACCGGGAGAAAATTAGAACCCTCTAGTTGGGTTTTTGGGCATTATATGGCTTCATCATCATATGCTTCTGAAGCAGCCTACAGCTTTTCTTTGGGAAAAATACCCCAAAAGGTTGATGATGCTGTGCCTTCCCCAGATGTCTCATCAGCCATTACAGCGAGTGTGAAAAGCCCAGCTGCCTGTACTTCCGGGGCAACTAACCCCCTAAAACGCAACACAAATACTAAATGCTGTCAGTTCCCAGGATGTGAAAAAGGAGCAAGAGGAGCCTCTGGGTATTGTATAGCCCATGGTGGCGGGAGGCGATGCCAAAAACCTGGTTGTCAGAAGGGAGCTGAGGGAAAGACCATCTATTGCAAAGCTCATGGTGGTGGTAGGAGATGCCAGTACCTTGGTTGCACAAAGAGTGCCGAAGGTCGCACTGACCATTGCATAGCTCACGGTGGTGGTCGCCGTTGTAGTCAGGAAGGCTGTTCACGTGCCGCACGTGGAAAATCTGGCCTGTGCATCAAGCATGGAGGTGGCAAGAGGTGCCAGAGGGAGAACTGCAAGAGAAGTGCAGAAGGATTTTCAGGCCTTTGCATCTCACATGGCGGTGGAAGGCGTTGTCAGTTTCTGGATTGTACGAAGGGTGCCCAGGGAAGCACAATGTTCTGCAAGGCACATGGTGGAGGGAAGCGCTGCACATTCCCAGGTTGTACCAAGGGAGCTGAAGGTAGCACTTCTTTCTGCAAGGGGCATGGTGGAGGTAAGCGCTGCTCCTACCAGGGTGGTGGTGTATGCCCAAAGAGTGTCCATGGTGGGACGCAGTACTGTGTTGCTCACGGTGGTGGGAAGAGGTGCTCAGTTTCAGGCTGTACCAAGAGTGCTAGAGGGAAGACAGAATACTGTGTGCGCCATGGTGGTGGTAAGAGATGCAAGTTTGAGGGTTGTGCAAAAAGTGCGCAGGGGAGCACGGATTTCTGCAAGGCACATGGAGGTGGCAAGCGCTGCTCATGGGGCCAGGAGGGTTCAAGCTTTGGTGTCGGTGGGCCGCCATGCGATAAATTTGCTCGCAGCAAGATCGGTCTCTGTGCAGCTCACAGTGCTTTGATTGAGGACCATTGTGTCCATGGTGGCGGCTCATTGGGTCCTGCTATCAAACAGTTTACGACTGATGCCAAACCTGATGAGATGAAGATTGCTGCAACAAAAGGCGATGTCGACATGGCAAACGGTGGCAACGAAGCCATCATGGTATGGGGCGACCATGGTGTTCCGACAGACCCCGGCACAACCCCGTTTCCAGAGGGTAGGGTCCATGGCAGTGGGCTGTTAGCTCTACTCTCTGGAAGAAGTCATGGTAGCACCAGTTGCCCTGAGAATGGCGCCTCAACTTCTGCTTCCGTGCGCTCCTGGATGTGA
- the LOC112884583 gene encoding calcium-dependent protein kinase 15, with amino-acid sequence MGGRASRHRAQSHDQGPNTSQHHHHQHNRPKPKQHRPQPPPPQAPQTHAPPPARQRQQQQQQHPDAAAAAAAAGVGRVLGRPMEDVRAAYTFGRELGRGQFGVTYLATHKATGRRYACKSIAARKLAHRDDVEDVRREVQIMHHLTGHRNIVELRGAYEDRHSVNLVMELCEGGELFDRIIARGHYSERAAAALCREIVSVVHSCHSMGVMHRDLKPENFLFLNKREDSPLKATDFGLSVFFKPGEQFRDLVGSAYYVAPEVLKRRYGAEADIWSAGVILYILLSGVPPFWAENEDGIFDAVLRGHIDFASDPWPSISNSAKDLVKKMLRQDPKERLTAAEILNHPWIREDGEAPDKPLDITVIGRMKQFRAMNKLKKVALKVVAENLSEEEIVGLKEMFKSLDTDNSGTITLEELRTGLPKLGTKISESEIRQLMEAADVDGNGTIDYVEFISATMHMNRLEKEDHIYKAFEYFDKDHSGHITVDELEEALKKYDMGDEATIKEIIAEVDTDHDGRIDYQEFVAMMKNNSPEIVPNRRRMF; translated from the exons ATGGGAGGCCGCGCCTCCCGCCACCGCGCCCAATCGCACGACCAGGGCCCCAACACCTCGCAgcatcaccaccaccagcatAACCGCCCGAAGCCCAAGCAGCACCGGCCGCAacccccgccgccgcaggcGCCGCAGACCCACGCTCCCCCTCCcgcgcggcagcggcagcagcagcagcagcagcacccggacgccgccgcggcggccgcggccgccggggtGGGCCGGGTGCTGGGGCGCCCCATGGAGGACGTCCGCGCGGCCTACACCTTCGGGCGCGAGCTCGGCCGCGGCCAGTTCGGGGTCACCTACCTCGCCACCCACAAGGCCACGGGCCGCCGCTACGCCTGCAAGTCCATCGCGGCGCGGAAGCTCGCGCACCGGGACGACGTCGAGGACGTGCGCCGCGAGGTGCAGATCATGCACCACCTCACGGGCCACCGCAACATCGTCGAGCTCCGGGGCGCCTACGAGGACCGCCACTCGGTCAACCTCGTCATGGAGCTCTGCGAGGGCGGGGAGCTCTTCGACCGGATCATCGCCAGGGGGCACTACTccgagcgcgccgccgccgcgctctgcAGGGAGATCGTCTCCGTCGTGCACAGCTGCCACTCCATGGGGGTCATGCACAGGGACCTCAAGCCGGAGAACTTCCTCTTCCTCAACAAGAGGGAGGACTCGCCGCTCAAGGCCACTGACTTTGGCCTATCGGTGTTCTTCAAGCCCG GTGAGCAGTTCAGGGATCTTGTGGGGAGTGCGTATTATGTCGCCCCAGAGGTGCTGAAAAGGCGATATGGAGCTGAGGCAGACATATGGAGTGCCGGAGTTATCCTTTACATCCTGCTATCTGGTGTTCCTCCTTTCTGGGCCG AGAATGAAGATGGCATATTTGACGCTGTTTTGCGAGGCCATATTGATTTCGCATCTGATCCCTGGCCTTCAATTTCCAATAGTGCCAAAGATTTGGTCAAGAAAATGCTACGGCAAGACCCAAAGGAGCGGCTTACTGCTGCTGAAATTTTGA ACCATCCATGGATTAGAGAGGATGGAGAAGCACCAGACAAACCACTTGATATTACAGTAATTGGTAGAATGAAGCAGTTCAGGGCAATGAACAAACTTAAGAAGGTTGCCTTGAAG GTTGTTGCAGAGAACCTGTCAGAAGAAGAGATTGTGGGATTAAAAGAAATGTTTAAATCCCTTGATACTGACAACAGTGGGACAATAACCCTGGAGGAATTAAGAACTGGTTTACCAAAGCTAGGCACCAAAATTTCTGAATCAGAAATAAGGCAGCTGATGGAGGCG GCTGATGTTGATGGAAATGGTACCATTGATTATGTTGAATTCATATCAGCAACAATGCACATGAACAGACTAGAGAAGGAGGATCACATATATAAGGCATTTGAGTATTTTGATAAGGACCACAGCGG GCACATAACAGTTGATGAGTTGGAAGAAGCTCTGAAGAAGTATGATATGGGTGATGAGGCAACAATTAAAGAAATTATTGCTGAAGTGGATACAGATCAT GATGGGAGAATCGACTACCAAGAGTTCGTTGCCATGATGAAGAATAACAGCCCCGAGATTGTTCCAAATCGGCGGCGCATGTTTTAA
- the LOC112884584 gene encoding probable protein ABIL4 isoform X1 produces MQAARHGPAAGGSWSGVAGVGPTTVDEASMERSKSFIKALQELKNLRPQLYSASEYCEKSYLHSEQKQMVLDNLKDYAVRAVVNAVDHLGTVAYKLTDLFEQQASEVSTFELKVARLNQQIFTCQVYTDKEGLRQQQMMGTNVKHHKHYILPSTGHKRSPAHGHLPIDTDQESKPRPYPSAKTLSWHLASENSTTANAAHKPTFALVDILASKPASGKERSASPMRRPLQFNRSTSPDAMQKVGTMNQSGVKEFSTFHSFDNPKGRAIQKAPVGTKSMLAALFIKHKSAKMKKIAVR; encoded by the exons ATGCAGGCGGCGCGCCACGGCCCGGCGGCGGGCGGTAGCTGGAGCGGGGTCGCGGGGGTGGGGCCCACCACCGTCGACGAGGCGTCCATGGAGCGAAGCAAGAGCTTCATCAAGGCCCTGCAG GAGCTCAAGAACCTGCGGCCGCAGCTCTACTCCGCCTCCGAGTACTGCGAGAAGTCCTACCTCCACAGCGAGCAGAAGCAGAT GGTGCTAGACAATTTGAAAGATTATGCTGTACGAGCCGTTGTCAATGCAGTTGATCATCTGGGTACTGTTGCCTACAAATTGACAGACCTTTTCGAACAGCAAGCTTCTGAGGTGTCAACTTTTGAACTGAAAGTTGCACGACTGAACCAG CAAATCTTCACATGTCAAGTCTACACAGACAAAGAAGGCCTCAGGCAGCAGCAAATGATGGGGACAAACGTAAAACACCACAAGCACTATATCCTACCAT CTACTGGTCATAAGAGATCCCCGGCTCATGGGCACCTGCCAATAGACACTGATCAGGAATCAAAACCTAGACCTTATCCCTCAG CAAAGACCCTTTCCTGGCATCTGGCTTCAGAGAACAGCACCACAGCAAATGCAGCACATAAACCTACATTTGC CCTAGTGGACATATTAGCATCAAAACCTGCATCAG GTAAGGAGCGGTCTGCTTCTCCTATGCGCAGGCCTCTGCAGTTTAACCGGAGCACCAGTCCTGATGCTATGCAAAAGGTTGGCACTATG AACCAATCTGGTGTAAAGGAATTTTCGACATTTCATTCTTTTGACAACCCTAAAGGGCGTGCAATCCAAAAGGCTCCTGTTGGCACTAAAAGCATGCTAGCCGCTCTCTTCATTAAGCACAAATCAGCGAAGATGAAAAAGATTGCAGTTCGCTGA
- the LOC112884584 gene encoding probable protein ABIL4 isoform X2: MQAARHGPAAGGSWSGVAGVGPTTVDEASMERSKSFIKALQELKNLRPQLYSASEYCEKSYLHSEQKQMVLDNLKDYAVRAVVNAVDHLGTVAYKLTDLFEQQASEVSTFELKVARLNQQIFTCQVYTDKEGLRQQQMMGTNVKHHKHYILPSTGHKRSPAHGHLPIDTDQESKPRPYPSAKTLSWHLASENSTTANAAHKPTFALVDILASKPASGKERSASPMRRPLQFNRSTSPDAMQKNQSGVKEFSTFHSFDNPKGRAIQKAPVGTKSMLAALFIKHKSAKMKKIAVR; the protein is encoded by the exons ATGCAGGCGGCGCGCCACGGCCCGGCGGCGGGCGGTAGCTGGAGCGGGGTCGCGGGGGTGGGGCCCACCACCGTCGACGAGGCGTCCATGGAGCGAAGCAAGAGCTTCATCAAGGCCCTGCAG GAGCTCAAGAACCTGCGGCCGCAGCTCTACTCCGCCTCCGAGTACTGCGAGAAGTCCTACCTCCACAGCGAGCAGAAGCAGAT GGTGCTAGACAATTTGAAAGATTATGCTGTACGAGCCGTTGTCAATGCAGTTGATCATCTGGGTACTGTTGCCTACAAATTGACAGACCTTTTCGAACAGCAAGCTTCTGAGGTGTCAACTTTTGAACTGAAAGTTGCACGACTGAACCAG CAAATCTTCACATGTCAAGTCTACACAGACAAAGAAGGCCTCAGGCAGCAGCAAATGATGGGGACAAACGTAAAACACCACAAGCACTATATCCTACCAT CTACTGGTCATAAGAGATCCCCGGCTCATGGGCACCTGCCAATAGACACTGATCAGGAATCAAAACCTAGACCTTATCCCTCAG CAAAGACCCTTTCCTGGCATCTGGCTTCAGAGAACAGCACCACAGCAAATGCAGCACATAAACCTACATTTGC CCTAGTGGACATATTAGCATCAAAACCTGCATCAG GTAAGGAGCGGTCTGCTTCTCCTATGCGCAGGCCTCTGCAGTTTAACCGGAGCACCAGTCCTGATGCTATGCAAAAG AACCAATCTGGTGTAAAGGAATTTTCGACATTTCATTCTTTTGACAACCCTAAAGGGCGTGCAATCCAAAAGGCTCCTGTTGGCACTAAAAGCATGCTAGCCGCTCTCTTCATTAAGCACAAATCAGCGAAGATGAAAAAGATTGCAGTTCGCTGA
- the LOC112885165 gene encoding S-type anion channel SLAH2-like, with protein MAASSESTQMAGPDGVTRRPSPEPLRVPVPSTRTCFIDAAAAGLETAADAAGWKGMGTVASVPHGHCVHVQEVETPYSISICSVTAPPPAPHLARHSAYVYSDVHHPGVPEKTKEADAELNISEEAKQARYHPQPTLTIRSEEPPEQEQGTLARSDSMRDRRFDHFKTFAGRLERQLSSLRGGSRHPADNEPAESKVSEDDTDDDEVPTADRYFAALEGPELETLRPTEVPVLPEDATWPFLLRFPISVFGMCMGVSSQAMLWKTLELEPSTAFLHVNRDVNDAFWWFSVALMGLVSVIYLLKVVFYFEAVRREFHHPIRVNFFFSPWIACLFLVKGLPEPVWTIHHVVWYMLMAPLLVLDLKVYGQWMSGGEWRLSRVANPTSHLAVVGNFVGALLGARMGLREAAIFFFAVGLVHYLVLFVTLYQRLPTNVPLPRELHPVFFLFIATPSVASVAWARICGEFNHGAKVAYYISLFLYLSLVVRVKFFRGVRFSLAWWAYTFPMTSAAIATAIFASEVSNALTRALAVVLAGVASVTVAGVLAATMYHAFVRRDLFPNDVSIAVRRRPKAKFGKILARIRTSSADLKELVLVSRHGGSETSSVSEPHTPMVYDGRGRAEP; from the coding sequence TGGATGGAAGGGGATGGGCACGGTGGCCAGCGTACCGCACGGTCATTGCGTCCACGTGCAGGAGGTAGAGACGCCgtactccatctcgatctgcaGCGTGACGGcccccccgccggcgccgcaccTCGCGCGGCACAGCGCGTACGTCTACAGCGACGTGCACCACCCCGGCGTGCCCGAAAAGACCAAGGAGGCCGACGCCGAGCTCAATATCTCCGAGGAGGCGAAGCAGGCGCGGTACCACCCTCAGCCGACCCTCACGATCAGGAGCGAGGAGCcgccggagcaggagcagggcACGCTGGCGCGCAGCGATAGCATGCGAGACCGCCGGTTCGACCACTTCAAGACCTTCGCCGGGCGCCTCGAGCGGCAGCTCTCCAGCCTCCGGGGGGGTTCGCGTCACCCGGCCGACAACGAGCCCGCCGAGTCCAAGGTCTCCGAGGACGATACGGACGACGACGAGGTCCCCACCGCCGACCGGTACTTCGCCGCCCTCGAAGGCCCCGAGCTCGAGACGCTCCGACCGACGGAGGTGCCGGTGCTGCCCGAGGACGCGACGTGGCCATTCCTGCTGCGGTTCCCGATCAGCGTGTTCGGGATGTGCATGGGCGTGAGCAGCCAGGCGATGCTGTGGAAGACGCTGGAGCTGGAGCCCTCCACGGCGTTCCTCCACGTCAACCGGGACGTGAACGACGCGTTCTGGTGGTTCTCCGTCGCGCTTATGGGCCTCGTCTCCGTCATCTACCTGCTCAAGGTGGTCTTCTACTTCGAGGCCGTCCGCCGCGAGTTTCACCACCCCATCCGTGTCAACTTCTTCTTCTCGCCGTGGATCGCGTGCCTGTTCCTGGTGAAGGGCCTGCCGGAGCCGGTGTGGACGATCCACCACGTGGTTTGGTACATGCTGATGGCGCCGCTCTTGGTCCTGGACCTCAAGGTGTACGGGCAGTGGATGTCGGGCGGCGAGTGGCGGCTGTCCAGGGTGGCGAACCCGACGAGCCACCTGGCCGTGGTCGGCAACTTCGTCGGCGCTCTGCTGGGCGCCCGGATGGGGCTCCGCGAGGCCGCCATCTTCTTCTTCGCCGTGGGGCTCGTGCACTACCTGGTGCTGTTCGTGACGCTGTACCAGCGACTCCCCACCAACGTGCCGCTCCCCAGGGAGCTCCACCCGGTGTTCTTCCTCTTCATCGCGACCCCGAGCGTGGCCTCCGTGGCCTGGGCCAGGATCTGCGGCGAGTTCAACCACGGCGCCAAGGTCGCCTACTACATCTCGCTCTTCCTCTACCTGTCGCTGGTGGTGCGCGTCAAGTTCTTCAGGGGCGTCCGGTTCTCGCTGGCGTGGTGGGCGTACACGTTCCCGATGACGAGCGCCGCCATCGCGACGGCGATCTTCGCGTCGGAGGTGAGCAACGCGCTGACGCGGGCGCTGGCGGTGGTGCTCGCCGGCGTCGCGTCGGTGACGGTGGCGGGCGTGCTGGCGGCGACCATGTACCACGCGTTCGTGCGCAGGGACCTGTTCCCGAACGACGTGTCGATCGCCGTCAGGCGGCGGCCCAAGGCCAAGTTCGGCAAGATCCTCGCGCGCATCCGTACCTCCAGCGCGGACCTCAAGGAGCTCGTTCTCGTCTCCAGGCACGGCGGGTCGGAGACGAGCAGCGTCAGCGAGCCGCACACCCCGATGGTGTACGACGGCCGGGGCAGGGCAGAGCCGTAG